The Spirochaetota bacterium genomic sequence AACAGGCTTCCTCCGGTGTCTTTCATCGGCATCGATGAGCGCGCCGCTATTCGCGATGCGGTACTGCATGCGGTGTCAAAAGGATATCGGCACATCATCTATTACTGCCCGCCGATGCGTCACAAAGGGTCGATGAATCTCTGGGCGCAGGAGGAGCGTTACGCCGGATTCGCCGCGGTAGCGGAAGGAGCGGCGGTATCGCATGAGAGCATCATCGATGGAGCGCAGATCGAAAAGCTCATTGCGGGCGGGTTCTCGGGAAGGACCGCCGTCATCTGCTCGAACGATATCTATGCAATAGAGCTTTTACGCCATGCAGAGTCCTCCGGCAGGTGCATACCGCGCGACTTCGGCCTTATCGGTTTCGACAATATTGCGCCGCTCGCGTACATAAAGCCGCGCATAACGACCGTGGCATATCCCACGGAGAATACGGGACGCGCGCTTGCCGCGAAGCTTCTTGCGCTGATGAAGAAGGATGCGGCGGCAGAGGGGACCATCGTACATGAGATCGTTCCGGGTGAAACGCTTTGATAGAACAAGTGAACACGAGGAGTACAGCATGAAGTACCGCGGTGAAAAGACGAAGGAGATATCGTTCCCGCTCGGCGGCATCGGCGCAGGGTGCATAGGCATCGCCGGTGACGGACGACTTATCGATTGGGAGATATGCAACAAGCCCAACAAGAACAGTCTCAACGGCTTCTCGCATTTCGCGGTGAAGGCCGAGGACGGCGATCGTGTTCTCGATACGCGCGTGCTTGCGGGCAGGCTCAAGCCGCCGTACAGCGGCACGTCAGCGACGGGTAATCATTCGCACGGGTTCGGCTTCGGTCCCAACCGGGCGACGATGGCGGGACTTCCGAATTTCGGCACGGTCGATTTCAGCGGTGAATATCCCTTCGCAACGCTCACGTTCAGGGACAGGAAATTCCCCGGCACCGTGACGATGACGGCGTGGAGCCCCTTCATCCCGCTCAATGACAGGGATTCGAGCATTCCGGCATCGTTCTTCGAGATAACGGTGACGAACACCGGGAAAAAGGCGCTCACGTATACAGCGGCGTGCACGATGCGCAATCCGCTCCCCGAGAACACGGTCAACAGGCATTCATGTGCTGAAGGGATATCGTCGATAAAACTTGCGAGCACGAAATACGCCGCGGACGATGTTGCGTTCGGCGATTGTACCGTTGCGACCGATGCACGGGACACGAGCTTTCAGGAGTACTGGTTCCGCGGGACCTGGTTCGATAATCTCGGCATTTACTGGCAGGATATAACACGGCCGGGAGCGTTCAAGGATCGCACGTATGATGCTCCGGCGAAGGATGATCACGCTACGCTCGCCGCGCGTATCTCTGTCGCGCCGGGAAAGACAGAACGCGTACGCTTCGTCATTTCATGGAATTTTCCCAACTGCACGAACTACTGGAACCCGGAGAAATGTAATTGCGAGGGCGAGTGCAAGGATAAACCGAGGACGTGGAAGAACTATTATGCCGCGCTGTTCGGGGATTCGACTGCAAGTGCACGGTACTCACTGACACAATGGCAGCGTATGTACGATGAGACGAGGAAGTTCAAGGATGCGCTCTTCGGCTCGACGCTTCCCCCCGCGCTCATCGATGCGATATCGGCGAATCTGTCGATACTGAAATCGCCGACCTGTCTCAGGCTCGAGAACGGCGAATTCTACGGATGGGAGGGCTGCTACGGCAATGCAGGCTGCTGCGAGGGCTCGTGCACGCATGTGTGGAACTATGCCTATGCGCTCCCGTTCCTCTTTCCGAAACTCGAGCGTTCGATGCGCGACCTCAATTACCGGTTCAATCAGCGTGAGGACGGCGGCATGGTCTTCCGCATCAAGCTCCCGCTCGGCCGCGACCGCGGTGCGATGCGCCCCTGCGCGGACGGGCAGTTCGGCGATGTCATTAAGGCATATCGCGATTGGAAAATATGCGGCGATACGGAGTGGCTGCGGACGCTCTGGCCCGCGGTGAAGAAATCCATTGAGTTCGCCTGGGCGCCGACGAACGAGGATGCGTGGGATGCGGATAAGGACGGCGTGCTCGAGGGGCGGCAGCATCACACGCTCGATATGGAGCTTTTCGGACCGAACTCGTGGCTTACCGGTTTCTATCTCGCAGCGCTCAAGGCGGGGAGCGAGATGGCTGCAGCTATGGGTGAGGATGCGACAGCAAAGGAATACCGAGCGCTTTTCGAAAAAGGGAAAGCGTGGACGGATGAACATCTGTTCAACGGTACGTATTATCAGCAGGACATCGGCCTCAAAGACAGATCCATCGTGGAAAAATTCGGTGCGCTCAATTATTGGAATGACGAACACAAAGAGATGAAATATCAGATCGGCGAAGGGTCATCCATTGATCAGGTGCTTGCGCAATGGCATGCGAACCTGTGCGGGCTCGGCGATATCTTCGACAGGAAGAAACGTCGATCCGCGCTCAGGTCGATATATCGGCACAACTACAAACGATCGTTCGCCGATTATGTGAACCCATGCCGTCTCTATTCGGTGTACGATGAGAAAGGCGTTGTCATCTGCGACTGGCCGGAGGGTACGTATAAGCCGGTGGTGCCGGTGCCGTATTCCGAGGAGACGTTCTACGGCTGCGAATACTCCGCCGCATCGCATATGATACAGGAAGGGCTCGTCGATGAAGGGATAGAGATCGCGACCGAAGTGCGCAAGAAGTTCGACGGCGAGAAGCGCAATCCGTGGAATGAATTCGAGTGCGGTTCGAATTACGCACGATCGATGGCGTCGTATGCATTGCTCAATGCGATGAGCGGTTTTGAATACGATATGACGAAGGGGATGATAGAGTTCTCGCCGCGGGTGAAGGGTACGTTCAGGACGTTCTGGTCGCTCGATGGCGCCTGGGGTACAGCGGAACTGTCATCGGCAGCCATTGCGCTTACGGTGCTTTACGGAGAATTGAAATTATCGACGATACGCTCGTCGGTGCTTGCGGGAAAAAAAGTATCGGCCGCTCTTGTCGGAAAGCGCCCCCTGCGATTCGTGCCTGCGGACAGGGGTATACAGTTCGATGAAGCGTTACAGCTCAAGGCATCGGAAGTATGCGTTATTCGTTTCGCGGGAAAGAAAGCCAAGCGGTGATCGTTCACAGGCCGAGCGCGGATAACCATGCTGCTGCGATAAGCGCATGCCCCGCGACGTGAAGGCGGCCTTGGGGACGTGATCTATCGGTGATCAAGCATCACTGAAATATGATCTCTCACCCCGTTCTCAAGCGCTTCCGGATAGGTGATCCCCCATTTCACGCAGGCTTCTTTTGCATCGCGGCTGAAGAGATCGAATTCGATCGTCAGTATCCGCCGGATGTCATCCGTCGATCGTGCGCCGAAATATACGAGCAATCCCCCGCGGTGTTTTTCATCGAGATGCGCGACATCACGCGCCCACCAGTTCCAAACCTCGTCGGGATGGAGCGCGTTGAGCAGACGAACATGTGTTTGGAACAGCACCGATTGCACGTAGAGCATCTTGAATATATCCTGCCGCCGACCGTACTTGCCGTTGAGATAGGCGTACACCCAGTATTTATCGATTATTCCGCTGATCGTGTGCGCCTCGAACTGCGGCGGGAGCGGTCGTTCTGCGTTGTTGGCGATGCCGATTTTATCGAAGAGGAAGCGATACGATGAGCGATCCTTGTTCTTCTGGAACGCCGATGCCCTCATGATGGTGAAGTCATAGAGATAGTGCTTTTCGTTCGCGGCGAACAGGAACGCATAATTGCCGGAATCCGGCCGTTCGCCCTCCGGGAGCCAGACGAGCGTGGGGCCGCAGAGCAAATCGCAGACGGAACGTAATCCATTTCGCGCCGCCTGGTAGTCCTCATCGCGGAACACCGCGGCAACATCGATGTCGGAAAAGCGGTCGGCTGTGCCGGCAGCGAGCGATCCCCAGAGATACATGGCGATGCAGCTGCCATCGTCGCGGTAATGCGCTATGAGCCTTTCGAGAGAACTGTTGAGGACCGGGTCTATCGGGAATGAGGTATTGTCACTGTTCGAAAGCGATGTCATAGGAGGTCCTTCATCGTATGTTCGTAGATGATAATACACTGCGAGGGGTGCGTATACGGACAAACTTGACAATTAGGATGATTTTATTGACATGAGGCGTCTTCTGTGAAACGTGTGTTTGCGATAGTAGAAAATACATGATGGGGCGATAAGAGAAGAGAGGATGTACCCGGATTCACGGATTAGCCGGATTTTGTTGACGATGTAATCGAGCTCATCTGGTCGATGCAAATCGCGGCTTTGCCGCCTTGTATAAGTGAGCGCACAGAAGGTGCACATGCATGCCTCTCGCTTCGTTCCAGCCTGCGCTTGCAGAATACGGTGGGACAAGGATATAGAACAGGGAATTCGTTATTATTATTGATGGGTTTAGCGGATGAACAGCGGTCCGAATTTCAGCGGATCTTTGCTTTCAACAATGCCGCCGAAAAGCCTGAGGCCGTGCCGTTTGCTTCCTGCGCCGTCGATATCGTTCACCGCGACCGACAGGCCGAATGTTCGTCCCGGCTTCGGTCGTTCAGCAAGTCCGAGCGTCGCCCACGGGAAAAGTATATCATAGCGGGTGACCGATCCCTCGCGCACGATGCCGGATTTTACTTGCGGTTCATCGCACATTCCGGGAAGATCAGAATATGATATCCATCGATAGACAAGCGCGTTGGCATTACCTTTTGCCAGACCATATTCAAAAACTCTATGCCCGTTAAGCCACCTGCCGGAATTCGGCAGCCATGGCTCATCCCTATCCACATCGAATGCAATTTGTATAGAATCCTCCGCCCACATTTCAGATGCGCTTTTTTCCTGACGGTGCACATCATCAGTTACGAGCGCGTAGAATCGCAGCCCGTCATCGGATAATGTAAAGGCGATTCGCGCTGAGCAATCATCGACAGCGAACGGTTTCGCATTGTCGCCCAGGGTGAACGGATCATTGGCGGAAATATCGAAGTACGGCAATGCGCCGTCGTCCGCCGGAGTACCCGGACTGCCGGCAGAGACTATGGTAAAATCGAACGGCACATCGCTATGATGGTATATGCCCCCCACCATTGTCTCTGCGATAGAGCGCCCGGTGTACCGGCGTCCTTTGCTGATATCTTCGAGTACTGTTCTTATCTCACACTGCTCATTGCTGCCAAGCGTCACGGACTCTTGGAATAAGTCATGCGCCGCGTCAAATGCCGTGCGAGTACGGACAGGGACCGGCGATGTAAAATACGATGTTACAGTGAGCACCAAGCTCGGGCGTGCATCATTCGCCGCCCATGCAAGACGGCATGCGGATGCTGACAGCGGCGATACTACATCGACAGGCTGCATCTCCCACGACGCCCCGTTCTTCCCCAGAAGCGTATAGCGCCCCGGTACGGTATCGAGCGTTGTGATGATCTCTCCGTTCTTCACAGCAAGTGATGCAACGCCGAGCACATTGATGAGCGGCAGCTTGATCTTTTTCCCGGTGACAACGGATATCGGTTCACGGATGACCGGCTGTGCGAATTTCGTATCCTGAACATCGAAATAGATCGGGGACGGCCCGATGGGAACACCGGCACGCAGAGCGATCGGGCGTCCCATCATGTCCGAACAGGCGGCTGAAGCGGGCAAATCGAAAGAATTGCTTTTCGTGTCCCAGAGCACGGCCGAAGAGCGGTCATCTTTGCGCATGAGAACAAGATAGGTGGTCGGGGAGAGATTGAACCGCGTACTTTCGATCGTTCCGGCCGAATGCCGCGCGAACGCTGCGTGGGCGGCGTACGCGGGCTTCGGCGTCCTATCCTTACGAAGTATGGAAAAATTATGTTCTCCGGCGTTCGGGGTCTGATAAAGCATGCAGAAATAATTGAGCCCGTCGATATGCTCTGCCGAAATGAGTGAAAGCGCGCGCACGATGTATTGCGCCTGCGTGAGCTCATCCACCGGTTTCTGCCATGTACCCTCCATTGTCGTCCAGCCGAATTCGGTGAAATATACGGGAAAGTCTTTCTTTCCGATGGAAGCAAGATATTTTTTGAGCGCGATAACATTCGCGATGAACTCGCCTTCCGGTTCGGTGCCCTGTACATAGGCGTGAATTGAAAGCCCGTCGAGATTATCCAGCAAACCGAGTTTTACAAGCTTGTCAAGCAAAGATACTTGTATGCTGCAGAACGCCGGTCCGATGACCTTTATCGAGGGATCGACCGACTTCACCGCCTGTGCGACGACGGCATGATAGCGGACCATGTCCTCCTGCGAGCCTTTCCAAACCGCGTCCGGCTCGTTGATCACTTCAAGGTATTTAACCGTACGCGGTCGATCGAACACGTATCGTATCAAATTACTGAGCTCATCCCAGCTTTTCGGGGTGTACACCTTATAGCTCCACGGCCCCAGTGTTACATCCGGCGGCACATCCATTATCCAAAGGGGAGGCGCCCAGAGACATGATATCATCTTCTCGTTCGTCGGAATTACAAGATTATTTGATCCGGTAAAGCCCGTCGGCGTTCTCTGGTACGACTGCATTCCAATAAAATTCCTATTCCATGCACCGCCGGCATTGATGGAAAAATTCGACACTGCGGTCACATTAAAAAACCCGAGCGGCGATTGAAGCCGGACGGCATCGGGCATCGGGGCTCCGATAACGGCGGCAGTTATGCGGTTGGTGACGGTGAATCCCGAACGGTATGCTGCCGACGCTTCGACGGAGTAATATCCCTTCGCCGTGAGCTCGACAGAAATGTTCGATTGACCGGCGGGAAGCTGCATCTCCCGAAGCACACTGCCATTCTCTTCGATGAGGCGAATGCACCCGTTCGTGATGCCGTCGGCATTCGGCACGGCAAGTGTTATGCTGCCGCTATCGGCAGTGAAGACATTTCCCTCGGCGGCCGAACTGAACTTGATCTCCGGCGTATCGGGAATTCCCTCGACAACAATGTCGTCGATCCATATGGCGCCTTTGTCGAGCGCTTTATTCTCGACGGAAAGATAAAACACGAAACCGGTGGCTGCCGCGTTGAGGTCGGCTTTCTTTTCAACGAGCGTCCAATCGGCGGCAGTCCCCAAGACGATGAGCGGCGTTTTTCCCGAAAGCCAGCCGACGACACCTTTCGGCGAGTTCTCAAGCCCGAGCACCGCAGCATCGGCGTCGGCAAGCCCCTCGGTCCTCATGTAGAATCTGATAAGCACCTTCGAGAATTTCCTGTCGCGGGGCAATTGTATGCCGATGTGCTGCCGGCGTGCGCCCTCGGACGGCCGGGTGGGCGTGAACTTCGCGCAGTATTTTCCCGCATGCGGACTTGCGTCGACGGCGAACGTGAAATTGCTGCGGTTGCCCTCGGCGCCCCAATTGTTGACCGAGCCGTTCTCGAAATCGATGTTCGTGACGGCGATGTTCGACACGCCGCTGCACCATACGGCGCCGGCCAACATCGCGGCGAAGCATATGCCGACGACGCGTTTCATTGTATGCCCTCGATCGAAAGGTCGTCGATCCACACGGAGCCCTTGCCGAGCGCTTTGTTTTTTATGACAAGATACAACACAACGCCGCTCGTCGCCGCCTTGATATCGGCTTTCGCCTCAACGAACGTCCACTCTGCGGCGGGCTTGAGCTGGATGAGCGGAATATTCCCTGAAAGCCAGCCGACGACACCTTTCGACGAATTTTCCAGCCCGTTCATCGTTGCGTCCCCATCGGCGATGCCCTCGGTCCGTAGGTAGAAACGGATATGCACTTTTGAAATTTTCTGTCCACTGGGCATAGAAAATCCCATGTAACGACGTCGCTCACCCTCGGACGGTTTAGTGAGCGTGAGCCTCGC encodes the following:
- a CDS encoding LacI family DNA-binding transcriptional regulator; protein product: MIDSYALAKLCGVSRGTVDRALNGRAEVSEKTKSRILRMAAKHGYKPNELGRALVTGRTMTVGVIVFDLANSFFTEIVSALEASLREMGYRMLLSLSQKDSALEIESIDYFAQKKVDGLVLMPCSRADDVGRHLKSFSGPVVTFGNRLPPVSFIGIDERAAIRDAVLHAVSKGYRHIIYYCPPMRHKGSMNLWAQEERYAGFAAVAEGAAVSHESIIDGAQIEKLIAGGFSGRTAVICSNDIYAIELLRHAESSGRCIPRDFGLIGFDNIAPLAYIKPRITTVAYPTENTGRALAAKLLALMKKDAAAEGTIVHEIVPGETL
- a CDS encoding GH116 family glycosyl-hydrolase codes for the protein MKYRGEKTKEISFPLGGIGAGCIGIAGDGRLIDWEICNKPNKNSLNGFSHFAVKAEDGDRVLDTRVLAGRLKPPYSGTSATGNHSHGFGFGPNRATMAGLPNFGTVDFSGEYPFATLTFRDRKFPGTVTMTAWSPFIPLNDRDSSIPASFFEITVTNTGKKALTYTAACTMRNPLPENTVNRHSCAEGISSIKLASTKYAADDVAFGDCTVATDARDTSFQEYWFRGTWFDNLGIYWQDITRPGAFKDRTYDAPAKDDHATLAARISVAPGKTERVRFVISWNFPNCTNYWNPEKCNCEGECKDKPRTWKNYYAALFGDSTASARYSLTQWQRMYDETRKFKDALFGSTLPPALIDAISANLSILKSPTCLRLENGEFYGWEGCYGNAGCCEGSCTHVWNYAYALPFLFPKLERSMRDLNYRFNQREDGGMVFRIKLPLGRDRGAMRPCADGQFGDVIKAYRDWKICGDTEWLRTLWPAVKKSIEFAWAPTNEDAWDADKDGVLEGRQHHTLDMELFGPNSWLTGFYLAALKAGSEMAAAMGEDATAKEYRALFEKGKAWTDEHLFNGTYYQQDIGLKDRSIVEKFGALNYWNDEHKEMKYQIGEGSSIDQVLAQWHANLCGLGDIFDRKKRRSALRSIYRHNYKRSFADYVNPCRLYSVYDEKGVVICDWPEGTYKPVVPVPYSEETFYGCEYSAASHMIQEGLVDEGIEIATEVRKKFDGEKRNPWNEFECGSNYARSMASYALLNAMSGFEYDMTKGMIEFSPRVKGTFRTFWSLDGAWGTAELSSAAIALTVLYGELKLSTIRSSVLAGKKVSAALVGKRPLRFVPADRGIQFDEALQLKASEVCVIRFAGKKAKR
- a CDS encoding nucleotidyltransferase domain-containing protein, producing MTSLSNSDNTSFPIDPVLNSSLERLIAHYRDDGSCIAMYLWGSLAAGTADRFSDIDVAAVFRDEDYQAARNGLRSVCDLLCGPTLVWLPEGERPDSGNYAFLFAANEKHYLYDFTIMRASAFQKNKDRSSYRFLFDKIGIANNAERPLPPQFEAHTISGIIDKYWVYAYLNGKYGRRQDIFKMLYVQSVLFQTHVRLLNALHPDEVWNWWARDVAHLDEKHRGGLLVYFGARSTDDIRRILTIEFDLFSRDAKEACVKWGITYPEALENGVRDHISVMLDHR